The following proteins come from a genomic window of Paenibacillus swuensis:
- a CDS encoding adenine phosphoribosyltransferase has protein sequence MNFKEHIRVVENWPQEGISFKDITTLLQNGPAFKGAIDELKQLIQHLEIDVIAGPEARGFVIGCPLAYALGVGFAPIRKPGKLPFDTIEAGYDLEYGKDKLAMHTDAIKPGQRVLIADDLLATGGTISTAINLIEQLGGEVVGAAFLIELTYLTGREKMGNVDVYSLLKY, from the coding sequence ATGAATTTCAAAGAACATATCCGTGTAGTAGAGAATTGGCCGCAGGAGGGTATCAGTTTCAAGGATATTACGACATTGTTACAAAACGGTCCCGCGTTCAAGGGCGCAATCGATGAACTTAAACAATTGATTCAACATCTGGAGATCGACGTCATCGCCGGGCCGGAAGCACGAGGCTTTGTCATCGGATGTCCTTTGGCTTACGCTTTGGGTGTAGGTTTCGCACCGATTCGTAAACCCGGTAAACTGCCGTTTGACACCATTGAAGCAGGCTACGACCTGGAATACGGAAAAGATAAGCTGGCTATGCACACGGATGCGATTAAACCGGGACAGCGCGTTCTCATTGCCGATGATTTACTGGCGACTGGCGGAACCATCTCTACGGCAATCAACCTGATTGAACAGTTGGGCGGAGAAGTTGTGGGGGCGGCGTTTCTCATCGAGTTGACGTATTTGACAGGCCGCGAAAAAATGGGCAACGTGGATGTGTACTCTTTGTTGAAGTATTAA